The following is a genomic window from Corallococcus soli.
GGGGCTTCGCGACGGCGACGTGTACCTCATCACCGACGGCCTCACCGGCATCGGCCATGCGCTCGCGTCCGAGCTGGCGACGGTGCACCACGCGAAGCTGGCGCTGGTGGAGACAGCGGACCTGCCCGGCCGGGACCAGTGGGCCGCGTGGGTGGAGCGGCACGGCGTGGCGGATGCCGTCACCCGTCGCATCCAGCGTGCGCAGGCTCTGGAGCGCACGGGCGTGGAGCTGCTGGTGCTGTCCGCGAACCTCACCGACGTGGAGGCCATGCGCGGCGTGGTGGACACGACGATGGCGCGCTTCGGTCGCATCGACGGCGTCATCCACGCAGCGGGCGGCATGCAGGACGCCACGCCGAGCACCCTCGCGGAGACCGGGCCGGCCGAGTGCGAAGGACACTTCCGCTCCCAGGTGCACGGCGTGCGGGTATTGCAGCAGGTGCTGCCCGTGGAAGGGCCCGCCTTCTGCCTCCTCGTCGCCTCACTGTCGTCGGTGCTGGGCGGCCTGGGCCAGGTGGCGCGAGCCTCCGCCAGCGCCTTCATGGATGCCTTCGCGAAAGGACACAGCGAGACATCCGCCTATCCTTGGCTCAGCGTGGACATGGACGCGTGGCAGCTCGCGGACGCGCCCACCGTGTCGGAGTCGAGCCCCGTGCTGTCGCGGTTCGCCATGCAGCCCGCGGAAGGCATTGAAGCGTTGCGTCGCGCGCTGTCGCAGGGTGAGGGAGGGCAGCTCGTCGTCTCCACCGGAGATCTGGCCGCGCGCCTCCGCCAGGGGCTGAGCACCCCGAGCGTGAGCGCGTCCCCGAGCAACAAGGAGCCCGCGCATGGCAAGCACGCACGGCCCCCCCTCCTCACGCCCTACGTGGCGCCGGACACGGAGCTGGAGAAGACCGTCGCGGGCATCTGGGAGCAGGTCATGGGCATCCAGGGCATCGGCCTCCACGACAACTTCTTCGAGCTGGGCGGGCACTCGATGCTGGCCTCGCAGTTGCGCAACCACCTCCACACGGTGCTCCAGGTGGACCTGTCCCTGCGCGGCTTGTTCGAGACGCCCACCGTGGCCGGTGTCGCAAGAGGCGTGGAGCAGGAGCGCAGCACGCGCGCGGCCTCCACGGAGAAGCCCATCGCGGAGCGCCTGCGCACCGCCTTCCCCACCGAGCGCCCCGCCTTGATGGCGGACTACCTGCGCCACCACATCGCCGAGGCGCTGCGCATCCCCCCAGCGCGACTGCCCGCGAACGGAAGCCTCGCGGACCACGACCTGCACGCACTGGGCGCGAAGCTGGAACAAGCCCTGCGGCAGGACTTCAAGCTCCAGCTCTCCGCGCGCGAAGTGCAGGCGCACCCGTCCATCCCGGAGCTGTCGCAGCACCTGCTGGTGGAGCTGGACCGGCTGACGGCTCCACAGCGCATCGTGGAGGGCCGGCCGCCGTTGGACTCCGCGAACGAGTCTTCCCGCCCACAGGACACCGCCACCGCGAAGAAGCAGGTGACCGCCGAGGAGGCGGAGAAGTTGCTGGAGAGCATGGAGCACCTGTCGGACGAACAGGTGGCGGAGCTGCTCGCGGTGCTGGAGGCCACGGACGCAGACACGGGGAGTAGCAGTAACGACGAGGAAGCCGCCTGACCCGGCTGTCGGCGCACCCCGCCGTAGTACCGTGCGCGGGTCCCTGAACACTCCTGCCCGATGAGACGTGGAATGAGCCTGTCCCAACGCCTGAGCATCACGCAGCCCATGCGGGTCTTCTGGATCACCTGGTTCGGTCAGCTCATCTCGCTCATCGGCTCCGGGCTCACCGCGTTCGGCGTGGGGGCCAAGGTGTTCATGGACACGCGGTCCACCACGCAGTACGCGCTGCTGTCCTTCTTCGCGTTCGCCCCCATGGTGCTGCTGTCCCCGTTCGCGGGCGCGCTGGTGGACCGCTGGGACCGCCGCCGCGCGATGCTGCTGGCGGACCTGGGCAACGGCTTCAGCACCCTGATCATCTTCGGCATGGTGCTCGCCAGCAACCGGGGCATGTTCACGCTGGAGCCCTGGCACTTCTACCTGCCCGTGGCCCTGGGGGCGTGCTTCGGCGCCTTCCGCTGGCCGGCCTTCTTCGCCACGGTGACGATGCTCGTGCCCAAGCAGCACCTGGGCCGCGCCAACGCGATGGCGGAGGTGGCCAACGGCGCCAGTCAGATTTTGTCCCCCATCGTCGCGGGCGCGCTCATTGAAGCCGTGGGCCTCATCGGCGTGCTGACGGTGGACGTCATCAGCTTCTCCTTCGCCGTCCTCACGCTGCTCATCGTCCGCTTCCCCCGTCCCACCGTGTCCGCGGAAGGGCAGCGCGGCAAGGGGTCGCTGCTGAAGGAGATGCTGCAGGGCTGGACCTTCATCCGCGCACGCCCGGGCCTGCTGGGCCTGCTGGGCTTCACCGCCATGGCCTCGCTGTGCGTGTCCCTGGTGATGCTGCTCATCACCCCGCTGGTGCTGGGGTTCACGGACATCTCCACGCTGGGCATCATCGCGTCGGTGGCGGGCTCGGGCGCGCTGGTGGGCGCCATCACCATGGGCGTGTGGGGCGGCCCGAAGAACGCGCTCGTCGGCGTGCTCGGCTTCAGCCTGCTGTCGGGCGTGGTGCTGTTCATGGCCGCGCCCGTGCCCAGCGTTCCGCTGGTGGCCACCGCCGCCGCGCTCTACCTGTTCACCATGCCGCCGGTGATGGCGGGCAGTCAGGCCTTCTGGCAGCGCAAGATTCCGGCGGACCTCCAGGGTCGCGCGTCCGCGGTGAAGCGCATGGTGATCCTGTGCACTCCGCCCATCGCGGCCCTGCTGGCCGGGCCGCTCGCGGACGGCCTCTTCGAGCCGGCCATGGCACCCGGTGGCGCGCTCGCCAGCACCATGGGGCGCCTGCTGGGCGTGGGCCCGGGGCGCGGCATCGCGGTCATCTTCATCGTCCTGGGGCTGCTGACCATCGCCAACGTCGTGGTGGCCTGGCTGAACCCGCGCGTGCGCTACCTGGACCGGGAGGTTCCGGACGCCCTTCCCGACCTGCCCGCCAGCCCGCCGCAGGACGTGGCCCCGGACGCGCCGACCGCACTCGCGAAATAAAACAACCCGGACGAGAAGGCCGTCACTCCCCCCGGAGCGACGGGCCTCCTGGCCCGGGTTCGTTGCTTCTGGCTCCAGCGGGAGCCGGCATTCGTGTTCGCGTCGAGTTCCCCCTCAGAAACTCAACGCTTCCCCCTTCTACATGCCGACCCCTGCTGTCTCCCCCCGTTTCCCGCGCGTCCCCTGGTGGGCTAAAGAAGTCCCCCGACTCCTTTGACTCACCGTGTCGCTCGAGCGGGCCCCCCTGCTTCCCGTGCTGCGATGAAGAGACAGTACCGGGACCCCTCTTCCCAGGCTGTGAAGCGGCCCACAGCCTGAGTGTGAAGGCGTTCACACCCGCCGGACTTCTCCGCCCCGCCTGGATGGGAGCCTTCCCTACCTGCATCCAGGGAATCCGGGCACAATGGCGCCCCCCCATGTCCTACGCGCAGCTGCTGGCCGAGATCCCGATGTTTGAAAGCCTCGGCCGGGAGGACCTGGAGACCATGTCGTCGCTCCTCCAGCCCCGCCGCTTCGCGCGGGGGGAGGTCATCTTCCATCGGGGGGACGTGGGGACCGCGCTGTTCATCATCCGGCGCGGACAGGTGGCCATCCGGCTCTCCTCCAGCGAGGGGCGGGAGATCACCCTGGCGCTGCTGGACCGGGGGGACGCCTTCGGAGAGCTGTCGCTGCTGGACGGCGAGTCGCGCTCCACCGACGCGATGGCGCGCGAGGAGGCCCATCTCCTGACGCTCCAGCGCGACGACTTCCGCCGCTACCTGGAGACGCGCCCGCAGGTGAGCCTGGCGCTGCTGGCGAACATGAGCCGGCTGGTGCGGCGCACGACGCAGCTCGTGTACGACTCCGCCTTCCTGGATGCGCGCTCGCGGCTGGTGCGGGTGCTGCTGGAGCTGGCGAAGACGCAGGGACGCCAGGGCCCGGAGGGGCTGGTCATCACCCCGAAGCTCACGCAGTCGGAGCTCGCCAACCTCTGCGGCGTCACGCGCGAGAGCGTCAACAAGTGGCTGCGCTACTACGTGCGCGAGGGGATGCTGTCCTTCGAGGGCGGGCAGATCGTCCTGCTCCAGCCGGAGCGGCTGGGCCAGGACGCGGAGTAGCCGTCACCCTCCCCCGGCCGGCTCCCACCGCACGCGGAAGAGGGACAGGGGCTCCTCGCGCCCCTTCACCGTCACGGGGGCCAGGGGCTCCAGCGCGAAGGCGTCCGCGTCCAGCAGGGCGCGCGTGGCGTCCGTGAGGAGCACCTCGTCCGGGCGCGCGACGCCGCACACGCGGCTGGCGACGTTGGTGGCGTCCCCCACCGTGGCGTACTGGAGGTAGCGCTCCGAGCCGATGTTGCCCGCGGCCACCGGCCCCGAGTTGAGGCCGATGTGGACGTGGATCTCAGGCACGCCTTCGGCGCGCCAGCGCGCGTTGAGGTCCGCCAGCGCGCGCTGCATCTCCACCGCCGCGCGCACGGCCCGCTCCGCGTCGTCCGGCCGGGCGAAGGGGGCGCCCCACACCGCCATCAGCGCATCGCCGATGTACTTCTCCAGCGTGCCCTCGTGGCGGAAGACGATGTCCGCCATCACCGGGAAGTACGCGTTGAGCATGTCCACCACCTGCCGGGGCTGGAGGCGGGAGGACATGGCGGTGAAGCCGGTGATGTCGGAGAAGAGGATGGTGACGTCCGCCTCGCGCACGTCCAGGGGAACGCCCCTCAGGGCCTTGAGCTGGCGCACGACGTCGGGCGGGAAGAAGCGCTGGTAGGCGTTTCGCAGCACCGCCTCCTCCTCCAGCCGCCGGGCCAGGTGCGCATGGTCCAGGGCGATGGCGGCCTGGTTGGCGAAGGCGGTGAGGAACTCCAGGTCCTCGTCGGTGAAGAGGCCGCCCTGCTTGAGGCTGTCCAGGTACAGCACGCCCAGCACGGTGTCGCGGGTGCGCAGGGGCACGCACAGCGAGGCGCGGATGGACTGGCGGAAGACGGAGTCGGAGGCCTGGAGGCGCGCGTCGTCGCGGGCGTCGGTGAAGAGCGCCGCCACGCCGCGCGAGTGCACGTAGTCCACGATGTGCTGGCTGTAGAAGCGCTCCGGCAGCGCCCCGCCCCGCACGCCCCGGGCCACGCGCGGCACCAGCTCCCCGGTGTCGCGGTCCACCAGCAGCACCGCCGCCCGGTCCACCGCCCATATCTGGAAGACGAGCTGGACGACGCGCTCCAGCAACCCGTCCACCGGGCCCGGCGACGCGAGGATCTGCCCCACCTTGAGCAGCACCTGGAGCTTGTCGCGGGTGCGGTCCGGGGAGCGCGTTTCGAGCAGCGACTCCATGCCGCCCCCGGAGAAGCGCGTCTCCAGGGGCTGGGTGCGCAGCGGCCCCCACCCGTCCGGCAGCGGCGTGTCCGGGGAGACGAGCCGGAACCACACCTCGCCGCAGCGGAAGGACTGGCCGTGGCCCAGTTCCTGGCGCGTCACGCGGTGCGGGCCCACGAAGCTGCCGTTCTTGCTCTCCAGGTCCACCAGCACCACGCGCGCGCCCCGCCGCTCCAGGCGCGCGTGGCGCCGCGACAGGCTGGGGTGCGGCACGCGGATGCCGTTCTCTTCCGTGCGGCCGATGGTGGTGGTGCCCTCCGGCAGCATCACCACCCGTTCATCCACCTGTCCTGGGTTGAGGATGAGGCGCATGCGCTGCCGCTCAGGAGGACGTGGACCAGGAGGGCCCCTTGGCCGTGAAGGCCTCCGGCCTGGGCGAGGGTGACTCCAGCACGGACGGGGCCACCTGCTGGGCGGTGCCGGCCGAGGACGACGCGGACGCGCTGCCGTACCGGGCCACCACCTCGCGCACGACGAGCATCGCCGCGTCCGGGCCCGGCATGCGCCGCTCCCCCGCGGGGCGGCAGTCGAAGGCGGCGGCGAGCCGCGTGGCCAGCGCCTCACTCACCAGCACCTGGTCGCGCGTGGCCACGGTGGCCAGCCGGGCGGCGGTGTTCACCACGTCGCCCAGCACCGTGTGGTCCAACCGGCCGCGTCCCGTGGCGCCCACGTTGCCGGACACCACCGGGCCGGTGTCCACGCCCATGCAGACGCCGTGCGCGTACGGGGACGTGTCCCCCCCGCTCCACGCGAGCGCCTGGAGCCGCTGCTTCACCGCGAGGCAGGC
Proteins encoded in this region:
- a CDS encoding MFS transporter; the protein is MSLSQRLSITQPMRVFWITWFGQLISLIGSGLTAFGVGAKVFMDTRSTTQYALLSFFAFAPMVLLSPFAGALVDRWDRRRAMLLADLGNGFSTLIIFGMVLASNRGMFTLEPWHFYLPVALGACFGAFRWPAFFATVTMLVPKQHLGRANAMAEVANGASQILSPIVAGALIEAVGLIGVLTVDVISFSFAVLTLLIVRFPRPTVSAEGQRGKGSLLKEMLQGWTFIRARPGLLGLLGFTAMASLCVSLVMLLITPLVLGFTDISTLGIIASVAGSGALVGAITMGVWGGPKNALVGVLGFSLLSGVVLFMAAPVPSVPLVATAAALYLFTMPPVMAGSQAFWQRKIPADLQGRASAVKRMVILCTPPIAALLAGPLADGLFEPAMAPGGALASTMGRLLGVGPGRGIAVIFIVLGLLTIANVVVAWLNPRVRYLDREVPDALPDLPASPPQDVAPDAPTALAK
- a CDS encoding adenylate/guanylate cyclase domain-containing protein, whose amino-acid sequence is MRLILNPGQVDERVVMLPEGTTTIGRTEENGIRVPHPSLSRRHARLERRGARVVLVDLESKNGSFVGPHRVTRQELGHGQSFRCGEVWFRLVSPDTPLPDGWGPLRTQPLETRFSGGGMESLLETRSPDRTRDKLQVLLKVGQILASPGPVDGLLERVVQLVFQIWAVDRAAVLLVDRDTGELVPRVARGVRGGALPERFYSQHIVDYVHSRGVAALFTDARDDARLQASDSVFRQSIRASLCVPLRTRDTVLGVLYLDSLKQGGLFTDEDLEFLTAFANQAAIALDHAHLARRLEEEAVLRNAYQRFFPPDVVRQLKALRGVPLDVREADVTILFSDITGFTAMSSRLQPRQVVDMLNAYFPVMADIVFRHEGTLEKYIGDALMAVWGAPFARPDDAERAVRAAVEMQRALADLNARWRAEGVPEIHVHIGLNSGPVAAGNIGSERYLQYATVGDATNVASRVCGVARPDEVLLTDATRALLDADAFALEPLAPVTVKGREEPLSLFRVRWEPAGGG
- a CDS encoding Crp/Fnr family transcriptional regulator, whose protein sequence is MSYAQLLAEIPMFESLGREDLETMSSLLQPRRFARGEVIFHRGDVGTALFIIRRGQVAIRLSSSEGREITLALLDRGDAFGELSLLDGESRSTDAMAREEAHLLTLQRDDFRRYLETRPQVSLALLANMSRLVRRTTQLVYDSAFLDARSRLVRVLLELAKTQGRQGPEGLVITPKLTQSELANLCGVTRESVNKWLRYYVREGMLSFEGGQIVLLQPERLGQDAE